The Deltaproteobacteria bacterium genome window below encodes:
- a CDS encoding NAD(P)/FAD-dependent oxidoreductase: protein MDCDAIVIGAGVVGLACARALARAGHEVVVIESETALAQHASSRNSEVVHAGIYYEPGSLKARTCVEGRVALLEYCESHGIRVARCGKLLVATAAEQLEALEQLRRRAADNGVVLEPRDAAAITALEPELRAHAGLWSPGSAIVDSHGLLRALAGELRDHGGAIALGCRFEHAAALPGGGLQVYAGGESLRTRILCVAAGLAGRGVLARIDGVARLPARPLRIAKGNYFAVHGGPRLRHLVYPLPVAGGLGIHVTIDLEGGMRLGPDVEWIDPCEPGDDGSPPPYAVDPARAHGFARDVGRWLPALRMEMLRPAYAGLRAKLVGEGEPAADFVVAGAAAHGVPGLVALLGIESPGLTASLALAELAHAEVSSSG, encoded by the coding sequence GTGGACTGCGACGCGATCGTGATCGGAGCGGGGGTCGTCGGGCTCGCATGTGCCCGGGCGCTCGCGCGCGCCGGGCACGAGGTCGTCGTCATCGAGTCCGAGACCGCGCTCGCGCAGCACGCCTCGTCGCGCAACAGCGAGGTCGTACACGCGGGCATCTACTACGAGCCCGGCAGCCTCAAGGCGCGCACGTGCGTCGAGGGCCGCGTCGCGCTGCTCGAGTACTGCGAATCCCACGGCATCCGCGTCGCGCGATGCGGCAAGCTGCTGGTCGCGACCGCGGCGGAGCAGCTCGAAGCACTCGAGCAACTGCGCCGGCGCGCGGCCGACAACGGTGTCGTGCTCGAGCCCCGCGACGCCGCGGCGATCACTGCGCTCGAGCCCGAGCTGCGCGCGCACGCGGGGCTGTGGTCGCCGGGCTCGGCGATCGTCGACAGCCATGGCCTGCTGCGGGCGCTCGCCGGCGAGCTGCGCGACCACGGCGGTGCGATCGCGCTGGGCTGTCGCTTCGAGCACGCCGCGGCGCTGCCGGGCGGCGGGCTGCAGGTGTACGCCGGCGGCGAGTCCCTTCGCACGCGGATCCTGTGCGTCGCCGCCGGGCTCGCGGGCCGCGGCGTGTTGGCGCGCATCGACGGCGTCGCGCGACTGCCGGCACGCCCGCTGCGGATCGCCAAGGGCAACTACTTCGCGGTCCACGGCGGCCCGCGGCTGCGCCACCTGGTGTACCCGCTGCCGGTCGCGGGCGGCCTCGGCATCCACGTGACCATCGATCTCGAGGGCGGGATGCGCCTCGGTCCCGACGTCGAGTGGATCGATCCCTGCGAGCCCGGCGACGACGGCAGCCCGCCGCCTTACGCGGTCGACCCGGCGCGGGCCCACGGGTTCGCACGCGACGTCGGCCGTTGGCTGCCGGCACTGCGCATGGAGATGCTCAGGCCCGCCTACGCCGGCCTGCGCGCGAAGCTGGTGGGCGAAGGCGAGCCGGCGGCGGACTTCGTGGTCGCGGGCGCGGCCGCGCACGGCGTGCCCGGGCTGGTCGCGCTGCTCGGCATCGAGTCGCCGGGCCTGACCGCGAGCCTCGCGCTGGCGGAGCTCGCCCACGCCGAGGTCTCGAGCTCGGGTTAA